A stretch of Schistocerca nitens isolate TAMUIC-IGC-003100 chromosome 6, iqSchNite1.1, whole genome shotgun sequence DNA encodes these proteins:
- the LOC126262576 gene encoding myocyte-specific enhancer factor 2 isoform X1 codes for MGRKKIQISRITDERNRQVTFNKRKFGVMKKAYELSVLCDCEIALIIFSSSNKLYQYASTDMDKVLLKYTEYNEPHESLTNKNIIEALNKKEHKNGTCSPDSPEPEGDYQLTPRTEAKYSKIDEEFQMMMQRNQLNGARVGMNQSYTLPVSVPVNSSYSDSSLLQSSPQMPHTSVSPRPSSSETDTVYPSGGMLEMSNGYPNSSSPLGGSPSPGPSPGQLGGGKGLQHGKQHSPGPGGTGSQGGGPRTNLRVVIPTPQQQGAHTLAPAPDEPSRNSSALNTPVVALQTPSIPGLAGYSASLSTFGGQDFSVGSDMGLGTLSWSGQQLPSSLTHTTSGFSGLPHLAVSSSTPPPSTSPLQVKIKSEPISPPRDPSSHGGGLGHSGLGSHLQSHTAHAHTLPRPSSTGHLTPTPGTVTPTNLSSPGDPRHSSSSDYDSGPLQKRSRMSEGWAT; via the exons ATGGGGAGAAAGAAAATTCAAATCTCACGAATCACAGATGAGCGAAATAGGCAG GTGACATTCAACAAACGCAAATTTGGTGTCATGAAGAAAGCATATGAGCTAAGTGTCTTGTGTGACTGTGAAATAGCTCTGATAATTTTCAGCAGTTCCAACAAACTCTATCAGTATGCAAGCACAGATATGGATAAAGTGCTGCTGAAGTACACAGAATACAATGAGCCACATGAATCTCTTACTAATAAGAATATCATTGAG GCTCTTAACAAAAAGGAACATAAGAATGGTACCTGCAGTCCTGATAGTCCTGAACCAGAAGGTGATTATCAGCTGACGCCACGGACTGAAGCTAAATACAGCAAGATAGATGAGGAATTCCAGATGATGATGCAAAGAAACCAGCTTAATGGAGCTAGA GTTGGGATGAATCAGTCTTACACTTTGCCAGTGTCAGTGCCTGTAAACAGTAGTTATTCAGACTCCTCATTGCTCCAGTCCAGTCCACAGATGCCACATACCAGTGTCAGCCCTAGACCTTCTTCATCAGAAACAGatacag TATACCCTTCAGGTGGAATGCTGGAAATGAGCAATGGGTATCCAAATTCCTCTTCACCCCTGGGAGGTTCTCCCTCACCAGGACCAAGTCCTGGCCAGCTGGGAGGAGGCAAAGGCTTGCAGCATGGAAAGCAACACTCTCCAGGTCCGGGCGGGACAGGAAGCCAAGGAGGTGGCCCAAGAACTAATTTACGAGTAGTCATTCCTACACCACAGCAGCAAGGTGCACACACTTTAGCACCAGCACCAGATGAG CCAAGCCGAAACAGCTCAGCTTTAAATACACCAGTGGTAGCGCTGCAAACTCCGTCCATACCAGGACTTGCTGGATATTCAGCATCTCTTTCAACATTCGGTGGTCAGGACTTTAGTGTAGGGTCTGACATGGGGCTTGGCACTCTTAGCTGGAGTGGACAGCAACTGCCTTCATCATTAACACATACCAC TTCCGGTTTCAGCGGTCTGCCGCACTTGGCTGTATCAAGCAGTACCCCTCCACCGTCGACATCACCACTGCAAGTCAAAATCAAGAGTGAACCCATATCACCGCCACGTGATCCATCCAGCCACGGGGGAGGCCTTGGGCACAGTGGACTTGGATCACACCTACAGAGCCACACAGCACATGCCCACACACTGCCACGGCCATCCTCCACTGGACACCTCACACCAACACCAG
- the LOC126262576 gene encoding myocyte-specific enhancer factor 2 isoform X2, giving the protein MGRKKIQISRITDERNRQVTFNKRKFGVMKKAYELSVLCDCEIALIIFSSSNKLYQYASTDMDKVLLKYTEYNEPHESLTNKNIIEALNKKEHKNGTCSPDSPEPEGDYQLTPRTEAKYSKIDEEFQMMMQRNQLNGARVGMNQSYTLPVSVPVNSSYSDSSLLQSSPQMPHTSVSPRPSSSETDTVYPSGGMLEMSNGYPNSSSPLGGSPSPGPSPGQLGGGKGLQHGKQHSPGPGGTGSQGGGPRTNLRVVIPTPQQQGAHTLAPAPDEPSRNSSALNTPVVALQTPSIPGLAGYSASLSTFGGQDFSVGSDMGLGTLSWSGQQLPSSLTHTTGLPHLAVSSSTPPPSTSPLQVKIKSEPISPPRDPSSHGGGLGHSGLGSHLQSHTAHAHTLPRPSSTGHLTPTPGTVTPTNLSSPGDPRHSSSSDYDSGPLQKRSRMSEGWAT; this is encoded by the exons ATGGGGAGAAAGAAAATTCAAATCTCACGAATCACAGATGAGCGAAATAGGCAG GTGACATTCAACAAACGCAAATTTGGTGTCATGAAGAAAGCATATGAGCTAAGTGTCTTGTGTGACTGTGAAATAGCTCTGATAATTTTCAGCAGTTCCAACAAACTCTATCAGTATGCAAGCACAGATATGGATAAAGTGCTGCTGAAGTACACAGAATACAATGAGCCACATGAATCTCTTACTAATAAGAATATCATTGAG GCTCTTAACAAAAAGGAACATAAGAATGGTACCTGCAGTCCTGATAGTCCTGAACCAGAAGGTGATTATCAGCTGACGCCACGGACTGAAGCTAAATACAGCAAGATAGATGAGGAATTCCAGATGATGATGCAAAGAAACCAGCTTAATGGAGCTAGA GTTGGGATGAATCAGTCTTACACTTTGCCAGTGTCAGTGCCTGTAAACAGTAGTTATTCAGACTCCTCATTGCTCCAGTCCAGTCCACAGATGCCACATACCAGTGTCAGCCCTAGACCTTCTTCATCAGAAACAGatacag TATACCCTTCAGGTGGAATGCTGGAAATGAGCAATGGGTATCCAAATTCCTCTTCACCCCTGGGAGGTTCTCCCTCACCAGGACCAAGTCCTGGCCAGCTGGGAGGAGGCAAAGGCTTGCAGCATGGAAAGCAACACTCTCCAGGTCCGGGCGGGACAGGAAGCCAAGGAGGTGGCCCAAGAACTAATTTACGAGTAGTCATTCCTACACCACAGCAGCAAGGTGCACACACTTTAGCACCAGCACCAGATGAG CCAAGCCGAAACAGCTCAGCTTTAAATACACCAGTGGTAGCGCTGCAAACTCCGTCCATACCAGGACTTGCTGGATATTCAGCATCTCTTTCAACATTCGGTGGTCAGGACTTTAGTGTAGGGTCTGACATGGGGCTTGGCACTCTTAGCTGGAGTGGACAGCAACTGCCTTCATCATTAACACATACCAC CGGTCTGCCGCACTTGGCTGTATCAAGCAGTACCCCTCCACCGTCGACATCACCACTGCAAGTCAAAATCAAGAGTGAACCCATATCACCGCCACGTGATCCATCCAGCCACGGGGGAGGCCTTGGGCACAGTGGACTTGGATCACACCTACAGAGCCACACAGCACATGCCCACACACTGCCACGGCCATCCTCCACTGGACACCTCACACCAACACCAG